Proteins from one Salinispora arenicola genomic window:
- the secG gene encoding preprotein translocase subunit SecG → MPIWFAYTLIVLLVITSVMLVLLILLHRGKGGGMSSMFGGGVSSSLAGSSVAEKNLDRYTVLVGIVWFACIVGLGLWLRLQQASVG, encoded by the coding sequence ATGCCGATCTGGTTCGCGTACACGTTGATCGTGTTGCTGGTCATTACGAGCGTCATGCTCGTTTTGTTGATCCTGCTACACCGGGGTAAAGGTGGTGGGATGTCCAGCATGTTCGGCGGCGGGGTCAGCTCCAGCCTGGCGGGGTCGTCGGTCGCCGAGAAGAACCTGGACCGCTACACCGTCCTGGTGGGCATCGTCTGGTTCGCCTGCATCGTCGGGCTGGGTCTCTGGCTGCGCCTGCAACAGGCCAGCGTCGGCTGA
- a CDS encoding phosphoglycerate kinase, translating to MNIRTLDDLLAEEVKGRRVLVRADLNVPLDKQTGQITDDGRIRAVLPTLGALVQAGAKVVVCSHLGRPKGSPDPAFSLRPVAGRLGELLGAPVHFAEDTVGDSARSTVAGLADGQVALLENLRFNPGETSKDEAQRGAFADQLAALADAYVDDAFGAVHRRHASVYDVPARLPHVAGRLVLREVEVLGTLTGEPDRPYVVVLGGSKVSDKLAVIEALLPKVDRLLVGGGMCFTFLRAQGYEVGSSLLEEEMVETCRSLLERADGKIMLPVDVVAADAFAPDAPHDTVRADGIPSKRVGLDIGPETVAGFAAALRGARTIFWNGPMGVFEMAAFAHGTRGVAEAIANADAFTVVGGGDSAAAVRALGLDEQAFSHISTGGGASLEYLEGKTLPGIAALEN from the coding sequence GTGAACATCCGCACCCTCGACGACCTGCTCGCCGAGGAGGTAAAGGGTCGGCGGGTGCTGGTCCGCGCCGACCTGAACGTCCCGCTCGACAAGCAGACCGGCCAGATCACCGACGACGGCCGGATCCGGGCCGTGCTGCCGACCCTGGGCGCGCTGGTCCAGGCCGGAGCCAAGGTGGTCGTCTGCTCCCATCTGGGGCGGCCGAAGGGCAGCCCGGATCCCGCGTTCAGTCTGCGCCCGGTCGCCGGGCGGCTCGGTGAGCTGCTCGGTGCGCCGGTGCACTTCGCCGAGGACACGGTCGGCGACTCGGCCCGGTCCACCGTGGCGGGTCTGGCCGACGGTCAGGTCGCCCTCCTGGAGAACCTTCGGTTCAACCCGGGGGAGACCAGCAAGGACGAGGCGCAGCGGGGGGCGTTCGCCGACCAGCTCGCCGCGCTCGCCGACGCGTACGTGGACGACGCCTTCGGCGCGGTGCACCGCCGGCACGCCAGTGTGTACGACGTGCCGGCCCGGCTGCCACACGTGGCCGGCCGGCTGGTGCTGCGCGAGGTGGAGGTGCTCGGCACGCTCACCGGGGAGCCGGACCGCCCGTACGTGGTGGTGCTGGGCGGTTCCAAGGTCTCCGACAAGCTGGCGGTGATCGAGGCGCTGCTGCCGAAGGTCGACCGGCTGCTCGTCGGCGGCGGCATGTGCTTCACCTTCCTCAGGGCGCAGGGCTACGAGGTGGGTTCCTCGCTGCTGGAGGAGGAGATGGTCGAGACCTGCCGGAGCCTGCTGGAGCGCGCCGACGGGAAGATCATGCTTCCGGTCGACGTGGTGGCGGCGGACGCGTTCGCCCCCGACGCCCCGCACGACACGGTGCGGGCCGACGGGATTCCCAGCAAGCGGGTCGGTCTCGACATCGGACCGGAGACTGTGGCCGGTTTCGCCGCTGCGCTGCGCGGCGCGCGGACGATCTTCTGGAACGGCCCGATGGGCGTGTTCGAGATGGCGGCGTTCGCGCACGGCACCCGCGGCGTCGCCGAGGCGATCGCGAACGCCGACGCGTTCACCGTGGTCGGCGGCGGTGACTCCGCAGCCGCGGTGCGGGCACTCGGCCTCGACGAGCAGGCGTTCAGCCACATCTCCACCGGCGGTGGCGCCAGTCTTGAGTACCTGGAGGGCAAGACCCTCCCCGGCATCGCGGCCCTGGAGAACTGA
- the tpiA gene encoding triose-phosphate isomerase, with product MANTTRRPLMAGNWKMNLNHLEANLLVQKLAASLTAKQLTDVEAVVLPPFTDLRTVQTAVDGDKLLVGYGAQDLSPHVSGAHTGDIAGPMLAKLGCTYVVVGHSERRADHHEDDAVVNGKVQAALTHGLTPILCVGEGLEIRELGSQVAHCSDQLDAALKGLSAEQVAQVVVAYEPVWAIGTGKTATPEDAQEVCGALRQRLAGNYGQDTADQVRILYGGSVKSSNVAAIMGQSDVDGALVGGASLDAEEFAKICRFPEHTAG from the coding sequence ATGGCCAACACCACCCGCCGGCCGCTGATGGCCGGCAACTGGAAGATGAACCTCAACCACCTCGAGGCGAACCTGCTGGTGCAGAAGCTCGCCGCGAGTCTGACCGCGAAGCAGCTCACCGATGTCGAGGCGGTGGTGCTACCGCCGTTCACCGACCTGCGGACGGTACAGACCGCCGTCGACGGGGACAAGCTGCTGGTCGGCTACGGCGCGCAGGACCTTTCCCCGCACGTGTCGGGGGCGCACACCGGCGACATCGCCGGGCCGATGCTGGCGAAGCTGGGCTGCACGTACGTGGTGGTCGGCCACTCCGAGCGGCGGGCGGACCACCACGAGGACGACGCGGTCGTCAACGGGAAGGTGCAGGCGGCCCTCACCCACGGCCTCACCCCGATCCTCTGCGTGGGGGAGGGGCTGGAGATCCGGGAACTGGGCAGCCAGGTCGCGCACTGCAGCGACCAGCTCGACGCCGCCCTCAAGGGGCTCTCCGCCGAGCAGGTGGCCCAGGTCGTCGTCGCGTACGAGCCGGTCTGGGCGATCGGCACCGGCAAGACGGCTACCCCGGAGGACGCCCAGGAGGTGTGCGGGGCGCTCCGTCAGCGGCTGGCCGGGAACTACGGCCAGGACACGGCCGACCAGGTTCGGATCCTGTACGGCGGGTCGGTCAAGTCGTCCAACGTGGCAGCGATCATGGGCCAGTCGGACGTGGACGGGGCTCTTGTCGGCGGTGCCAGCCTCGACGCCGAGGAGTTCGCGAAGATCTGCCGGTTCCCGGAGCACACTGCCGGCTGA
- the pgl gene encoding 6-phosphogluconolactonase, with protein MSEASVAVHADADLLAQAVAARLLVRLLDAQAGRGQASVVLTGGRIAAAVYRAVAALPAREAVDWSRVDVWWGDERFLPAGDPQRNATQAQAALLDTVPLDPARVHPMPASDDPAGGDPEEAAARYTAELARAARPGTAALPHFDVLLLGIGEDGHVASVFPEHPVHYESRPVSAVRGSPKPPPIRTTLTLPTINTAEEVWLIASGADKARAVGMALAGAGPVQLPAAGVQGLSRTLWLLDRAAAADLPARFRSLR; from the coding sequence ATGAGTGAGGCGAGTGTCGCTGTCCACGCCGACGCCGATCTGCTGGCGCAGGCGGTGGCCGCCCGGCTGCTGGTCCGGCTCCTGGACGCCCAGGCCGGGCGCGGCCAGGCGTCGGTGGTGTTGACCGGCGGGCGGATCGCCGCGGCCGTCTACCGCGCGGTGGCCGCGCTGCCGGCCCGGGAGGCGGTCGACTGGTCCCGGGTGGACGTGTGGTGGGGCGACGAGCGGTTCCTGCCCGCCGGTGACCCACAGCGCAACGCGACGCAGGCACAGGCGGCGCTGCTGGACACGGTGCCGCTGGACCCGGCGCGGGTGCACCCGATGCCGGCCTCGGACGACCCAGCCGGCGGCGACCCGGAGGAGGCCGCCGCCCGGTACACGGCGGAACTCGCCCGGGCGGCTCGCCCGGGCACCGCCGCTCTCCCCCACTTCGACGTGCTCCTGCTGGGGATCGGGGAGGACGGGCATGTGGCGTCGGTCTTCCCGGAGCATCCGGTGCACTACGAGAGCCGGCCGGTCAGTGCCGTCCGGGGCAGCCCGAAACCACCGCCGATCCGCACCACCCTCACCCTACCGACGATCAACACCGCCGAGGAGGTGTGGTTGATCGCCAGCGGCGCGGACAAGGCACGCGCGGTGGGCATGGCACTGGCTGGTGCGGGGCCGGTGCAGCTACCGGCCGCCGGAGTGCAGGGGCTCAGCCGGACGCTCTGGCTGCTGGACCGGGCTGCCGCGGCCGACCTACCCGCCCGCTTCCGCAGCCTGCGCTGA
- a CDS encoding glucose-6-phosphate dehydrogenase assembly protein OpcA — protein sequence MIGLWDTTGNEVVKALAAERRSAGGVASGMALTLIVVVDEKRVREAEAAATIASAAHPCRLLIVVRSDVDRDRNRLDAEIVVGGRLGPGEAVVARMYGRLALHAESVVMPLLVPDVPVVTWWHADPPAEIATDFLGVVADRRITDAAQADDPIEALRRRAHDYAPGDTDLAWTRITLWRTLVAGAFDTTEAQVTEATVVAPSTDPTAALMRGWLAARLGIDPQWRHADEYPRMHEVQLRCANGDELTLTRNDGMAVFRRSGQEDRLLPLVRRPLGDELAEELRRLDADQVYAEALGAAAGLTGLEHRPAQRVHVWKDPTEARRAEAGISTHPGVARA from the coding sequence GTGATCGGGCTGTGGGACACCACCGGCAACGAGGTGGTCAAGGCGCTCGCCGCTGAGCGGCGCAGCGCCGGCGGGGTGGCCAGCGGCATGGCGCTCACCCTGATCGTGGTGGTCGACGAGAAGCGGGTCCGCGAGGCGGAGGCCGCGGCGACGATCGCCTCCGCCGCCCACCCGTGCCGGTTGTTGATCGTGGTTCGTTCGGACGTGGATCGGGACCGGAACCGGCTGGACGCGGAGATCGTCGTGGGTGGTCGGCTCGGCCCCGGTGAGGCGGTGGTGGCCCGGATGTACGGACGGCTGGCCCTGCACGCCGAGTCGGTGGTGATGCCGCTGCTGGTGCCGGACGTGCCGGTGGTGACCTGGTGGCACGCCGACCCGCCGGCCGAGATCGCCACCGACTTCCTCGGCGTGGTCGCCGACCGGCGGATCACCGACGCCGCACAAGCCGACGACCCGATCGAGGCGCTGCGGCGGCGGGCGCACGACTACGCGCCCGGTGACACCGACCTGGCCTGGACCCGGATCACGTTGTGGCGCACCCTCGTGGCGGGCGCGTTCGACACCACCGAGGCGCAGGTCACCGAAGCCACGGTGGTGGCACCGTCCACCGATCCGACGGCCGCGCTGATGCGCGGCTGGCTGGCGGCCCGGCTGGGGATCGACCCGCAGTGGCGGCACGCCGACGAGTACCCCCGGATGCACGAGGTGCAGTTGCGCTGTGCCAACGGCGACGAGCTGACGCTGACCCGCAACGACGGCATGGCCGTGTTCCGGCGCTCCGGGCAGGAGGACCGCCTGCTGCCGCTGGTACGCCGGCCGCTCGGAGACGAGTTGGCCGAGGAGTTGCGCCGACTCGACGCCGACCAGGTGTACGCGGAGGCGCTCGGTGCCGCGGCGGGGCTCACCGGGCTGGAGCACCGCCCTGCGCAGCGGGTACATGTGTGGAAGGATCCGACGGAGGCCCGTCGGGCCGAGGCGGGGATCAGCACGCACCCTGGAGTCGCACGGGCATGA